In Coregonus clupeaformis isolate EN_2021a chromosome 32, ASM2061545v1, whole genome shotgun sequence, the following are encoded in one genomic region:
- the LOC121560442 gene encoding sulfotransferase 2B1-like: protein MARLDVTETFHHISFPGHIHTQDSLNYALHFQFQDRDTVIATYPKSGTTWMQEVVTLVKNRGDPQLSKTVPNWARAPWLEQHYCAKVLGASQGPRIITTHLPYHLLASALQGSKAKVIYVARNPKDVAVSYYHFHKMAKFLPEPNSFDEFLDGFLEGTVSYGSWFDHVKGWTSQAGVLAHFLYISYEEMWLDLRGSIERISSFLQCPLVGKELTSALRHCSFSSMSDNAMVNYTLIPQEIMDHSKGKFMRKGKIGDWRNTFTEEQIGCFDTVYSCQMQDCPLTFLWECPPES, encoded by the exons atgGCCAGGCTGGACGTGACAGAGACCTTCCATCACATCTCATTCCCTGGGCACATTCACACCCAGGACTCCCTGAACTATGCCCTCCACTTCCAGTTCCAGGACAGGGACACTGTCATTGCCACCTACCCCAAATCAG GGACTACTTGGATGCAGGAAGTGGTCACTCTTGTGAAAAACAGAGGGGACCCACAACTCTCCAAAACTGTGCCCAACTGGGCCCGAGCCCCCTGGCTGGAACAGCATTACTGTGCAAAGGTGCTGGGGGCCTCCCAGGGCCCCCGAATCATCACCACTCACCTGCCCTACCACCTGCTGGCCTCTGCCCTCCAGGGTTCCAAAGCTAAG GTCATCTATGTCGCCAGAAACCCCAAAGATGTTGCTGTGTCATATTACCATTTCCATAAAATGGCCAAGTTcctcccagagcccaactcattTGATGAGTTTCTGGATGGTTTTCTAGAGGGTACAG TGAGTTATGGGTCCTGGTTCGATCATGTGAAAGGCTGGACCAGTCAAGCAGGAGTCTTGGCACATTTTCTTTATATCTCTTATGAGGAGATGTGGCTG GACCTGCGAGGCTCGATTGAGAGGATCAGCTCTTTCCTGCAGTGCCCCCTGGTGGGCAAGGAGTTAACCAGCGCCCTAAGACACTGCAGCTTCAGCAGCATGAGCGACAACGCCATGGTGAACTACACTCTGATCCCACAGGAGATCATGGACCACAGCAAAGGCAAATTCATGAGGAAAG GTAAAATCGGTGACTGGAGAAACACTTTCACAGAGGAGCAGATTGGTTGTTTCGACACCGTCTACAGCTGCCAGATGCAAGACTGTCCCCTGACCTTCCTGTGGGAGTGTCCTCCTGAgtcctga